A window of the Hevea brasiliensis isolate MT/VB/25A 57/8 chromosome 6, ASM3005281v1, whole genome shotgun sequence genome harbors these coding sequences:
- the LOC110650663 gene encoding sister chromatid cohesion protein PDS5 homolog D isoform X2 — protein MAINEIVLEEQLKETGNSLLYPPSSIHELLNMLDKLECLLINVEQAPSRSMQDALLSPMKALISNTLLRNSDTDVKVSVASCISEITRITAPDAPYNDDHMKEIFQLTIAAFEKLSHVSSRFYTKAVSILDTVAKVRSCLVMLDLELDELIIKMFQHFLKIIRFNHPHAVFVAMETIMTLIIDESEDISVGLLTPLLASIRKENQSVSPIAWKLGEKVITNCAAKLKPYLKELVQSIGIALDEYTPIVASICQDETLTLKCDHVNASGDHLVAKGLSPIAASPGEGFQAMDAIPKLTTNGNTSTRNADNVNNISTKVLEHCSLIQHCESNDAQGDAEPEVKLEKERRTVPRKRGRKPNSLMNPEEGYDHSWISSGRKAAKLRRKPRDKGVDLRSEITVPKKVSLSSAHVRELTGLRPETGSVIGASSSPSRDQSLNGGSHPKRGRPKKNASSTNQGADPSSLKLLKGEVLNTANEEITPAEDEVSLRKQYARRSNSEVKQQKCSSKIGLDAKTTEEASLPSAYTLSDEKAGFLNEHEEKPSQSTKIRVRNIRRESSLFQTDIRKRSSVSGVSDVASNIKKTKSSRDGSYGEETPKANCKRKRTPRKEVPPDLGEQLVGSRIKVWWPRDKMFYEGVLDSYDPIKKKHKVLYADGDEEILNLGRERWELVGDDILPGEVPETDIPNADPSSDKPGKQKGKLISESTKQLKVDFKRSGAATASRKKARKSKGAAAQDEPIVANKVMDDTSRPDNGSEGDSKESTDKLKIKTLRIGINSKQKTPETASPSSDENREGGNEFCVTARPKEEHS, from the exons ATGGCAATCAATGAGATTGTGCTAGAGGAGCAACTTAAGGAGACTGGGAATAGCCTCCTGTACCCTCCATCATCCATTCATGAGCTTCTTAATATGCTTGAT AAACTTGAGTGTTTGCTCATAAATGTGGAGCAAGCACCATCGAGATCAATGCAAGATGCACTTCTATCCCCCATGAAGGCCTTAATTTCTAATACCCTTTTGAGGAACTCAGATACGGACGTGAAAGTTTCAGTGGCATCTTGTATTAGTGAGATTACAAGAATAACTGCACCTGATGCTCCTTACAATGATGACCATATGAAG GAAATTTTTCAGTTGACTATAGCAGCTTTTGAGAAATTGTCTCATGTGTCAAGTCGCTTTTATACAAAGGCAGTTTCCATTCTTGATACTGTTGCAAAGGTCAGGTCATGCTTGGTGATGTTGGACCTGGAGTTGGATGAACTAATTATAAAGATGTTCCAGCACTTCCTAAAGATCATTAG GTTCAACCATCCACATGCTGTATTTGTGGCCATGGAAACAATTATGACCCTGATCATAGATGAAAGTGAAGATATATCAGTGGGTCTTCTCACTCCCCTTTTGGCCAGTATAAGAAAGGAAAATCAG AGTGTTTCTCCTATTGCATGGAAGCTTGGGGAAAAAGTTATCACTAATTGTGCTGCTAAACTTAAACCCTATCTCAAGGAGCTAGTGCAGTCCATTGGCATAGCTTTGGATGAATATACTCCAATAGTTGCTTCTATATGCCAGGATGAGACTCTTACCCTCAAATGTGATCATGTCAATGCTTCAGGGGATCATTTG GTGGCTAAGGGGCTATCACCCATTGCTGCTTCTCCTGGAGAAGGTTTCCAAGCTATGGATGCTATTCCCAAGTTAACAACCAATGGAAACACCTCAACTAGAAATGCTGACAATGTCAATAATATTTCCACAAAAGTACTGGAGCATTGTTCTCTTATCCAGCATTGTGAAAGTAATGATGCACAAGGTGATGCAGAACCTGAAGTCAAATTGGAAAAGGAACGAAGGACTGTCCCAAGGAAAAGGGGGCGGAAACCTAATTCTTTGATGAATCCAGAGGAAGGCTATGATCATTCTTGGATTTCTTCTGGAAGAAAAGCTGCAAAATTACGAAGAAAGCCTCGTGACAAGGGAGTAGATTTAAGATCAGAAATTACAGTTCCAAAGAAGGTGTCTCTGTCGTCAGCACATGTGAGAGAACTCACGGGATTGAGACCAGAAACTGGTAGTGTCATAGGTGCTTCTTCTTCCCCATCACGGGATCAAAGCCTTAATGGTGGAAGTCATCCCAAAAGAGGCCGGCCAAAGAAAAATGCAAGCTCTACAAATCAAGGTGCTGATCCTAGTTCCTTAAAATTATTGAAAGGAGAGGTGTTGAATACTGCAAATGAGGAGATAACTCCAGCTGAAGATGAAGTCAGCTTGAGAAAGCAGTATGCAAGAAGAAGCAACTCAGAAGTAAAGCAACAGAAGTGCTCAAGTAAAATTGGACTTGATGCAAAGACTACTGAAGAGGCATCTTTGCCTTCTGCTTATACGTTGTCAGATGAGAAAGCGGGATTCCTCAATGAACATGAGGAAAAACCATCCCAGTCGACAAAGATACGGGTAAGGAACATCAGAAGAGAGAGCTCACTATTCCAAACAGATATTAGGAAAAGAAGTTCAGTTAGTGGTGTTTCAGATGTGGCATCTaatattaag AAAACCAAATCATCTAGAGATGGAAGTTATGGGGAAGAAACCCCTAAAGCAAATTGCAAAAGGAAGCGAACACCAAGGAAGGAAGTG CCTCCTGATCTTGGTGAGCAATTGGTTGGTAGCAGAATAAAAGTTTGGTGGCCGCGGGACAAGAT GTTTTATGAAGGAGTTCTTGATTCCTATGACCCTATTAAAAAGAAGCACAAG GTTTTGTATGCTGATGGGGATGAAGAGATACTAAATCTCGGAAGGGAACGGTGGGAACTTGTTGGAGATGATATTTTGCCTGGTGAA GTGCCAGAAACTGATATTCCAAATGCTGATCCTTCATCTGATAA ACCAGGAAAGCAAAAGGGGAAGTTGATTTCAGAGTCCACAAAACAACTGAAAGTTGATTTCAAAAG GAGTGGAGCTGCCACTGCTTCCAGGAAGAAAGCTAGGAAATCTAAAGGTGCTGCTGCGCAGGATGAACCTATTGTTGCTAACAAAGTAATGGATGATACATCTAGGCCTGACAATGGCTCAGAAGGTGATAGCAAAGAATCTACTGACAAGTTAAAGATCAAAACTCTGAGGATTGGAATCAACTCGAAGCAGAAAACCCCAGAGACTGCAAGTCCATCCAGTGATGAAAATCGTGAAGGTGGTAATGAATTTTGTGTCACAGCCAGACCTAAAGAGGAACACTCTTAA
- the LOC110650663 gene encoding sister chromatid cohesion protein PDS5 homolog D isoform X1, protein MAINEIVLEEQLKETGNSLLYPPSSIHELLNMLDKLECLLINVEQAPSRSMQDALLSPMKALISNTLLRNSDTDVKVSVASCISEITRITAPDAPYNDDHMKEIFQLTIAAFEKLSHVSSRFYTKAVSILDTVAKVRSCLVMLDLELDELIIKMFQHFLKIIRFNHPHAVFVAMETIMTLIIDESEDISVGLLTPLLASIRKENQSVSPIAWKLGEKVITNCAAKLKPYLKELVQSIGIALDEYTPIVASICQDETLTLKCDHVNASGDHLVAKGLSPIAASPGEGFQAMDAIPKLTTNGNTSTRNADNVNNISTKVLEHCSLIQHCESNDAQGDAEPEVKLEKERRTVPRKRGRKPNSLMNPEEGYDHSWISSGRKAAKLRRKPRDKGVDLRSEITVPKKVSLSSAHVRELTGLRPETGSVIGASSSPSRDQSLNGGSHPKRGRPKKNASSTNQGADPSSLKLLKGEVLNTANEEITPAEDEVSLRKQYARRSNSEVKQQKCSSKIGLDAKTTEEASLPSAYTLSDEKAGFLNEHEEKPSQSTKIRVRNIRRESSLFQTDIRKRSSVSGVSDVASNIKKTKSSRDGSYGEETPKANCKRKRTPRKEVPPDLGEQLVGSRIKVWWPRDKMFYEGVLDSYDPIKKKHKVLYADGDEEILNLGRERWELVGDDILPGEQVPETDIPNADPSSDKPGKQKGKLISESTKQLKVDFKRSGAATASRKKARKSKGAAAQDEPIVANKVMDDTSRPDNGSEGDSKESTDKLKIKTLRIGINSKQKTPETASPSSDENREGGNEFCVTARPKEEHS, encoded by the exons ATGGCAATCAATGAGATTGTGCTAGAGGAGCAACTTAAGGAGACTGGGAATAGCCTCCTGTACCCTCCATCATCCATTCATGAGCTTCTTAATATGCTTGAT AAACTTGAGTGTTTGCTCATAAATGTGGAGCAAGCACCATCGAGATCAATGCAAGATGCACTTCTATCCCCCATGAAGGCCTTAATTTCTAATACCCTTTTGAGGAACTCAGATACGGACGTGAAAGTTTCAGTGGCATCTTGTATTAGTGAGATTACAAGAATAACTGCACCTGATGCTCCTTACAATGATGACCATATGAAG GAAATTTTTCAGTTGACTATAGCAGCTTTTGAGAAATTGTCTCATGTGTCAAGTCGCTTTTATACAAAGGCAGTTTCCATTCTTGATACTGTTGCAAAGGTCAGGTCATGCTTGGTGATGTTGGACCTGGAGTTGGATGAACTAATTATAAAGATGTTCCAGCACTTCCTAAAGATCATTAG GTTCAACCATCCACATGCTGTATTTGTGGCCATGGAAACAATTATGACCCTGATCATAGATGAAAGTGAAGATATATCAGTGGGTCTTCTCACTCCCCTTTTGGCCAGTATAAGAAAGGAAAATCAG AGTGTTTCTCCTATTGCATGGAAGCTTGGGGAAAAAGTTATCACTAATTGTGCTGCTAAACTTAAACCCTATCTCAAGGAGCTAGTGCAGTCCATTGGCATAGCTTTGGATGAATATACTCCAATAGTTGCTTCTATATGCCAGGATGAGACTCTTACCCTCAAATGTGATCATGTCAATGCTTCAGGGGATCATTTG GTGGCTAAGGGGCTATCACCCATTGCTGCTTCTCCTGGAGAAGGTTTCCAAGCTATGGATGCTATTCCCAAGTTAACAACCAATGGAAACACCTCAACTAGAAATGCTGACAATGTCAATAATATTTCCACAAAAGTACTGGAGCATTGTTCTCTTATCCAGCATTGTGAAAGTAATGATGCACAAGGTGATGCAGAACCTGAAGTCAAATTGGAAAAGGAACGAAGGACTGTCCCAAGGAAAAGGGGGCGGAAACCTAATTCTTTGATGAATCCAGAGGAAGGCTATGATCATTCTTGGATTTCTTCTGGAAGAAAAGCTGCAAAATTACGAAGAAAGCCTCGTGACAAGGGAGTAGATTTAAGATCAGAAATTACAGTTCCAAAGAAGGTGTCTCTGTCGTCAGCACATGTGAGAGAACTCACGGGATTGAGACCAGAAACTGGTAGTGTCATAGGTGCTTCTTCTTCCCCATCACGGGATCAAAGCCTTAATGGTGGAAGTCATCCCAAAAGAGGCCGGCCAAAGAAAAATGCAAGCTCTACAAATCAAGGTGCTGATCCTAGTTCCTTAAAATTATTGAAAGGAGAGGTGTTGAATACTGCAAATGAGGAGATAACTCCAGCTGAAGATGAAGTCAGCTTGAGAAAGCAGTATGCAAGAAGAAGCAACTCAGAAGTAAAGCAACAGAAGTGCTCAAGTAAAATTGGACTTGATGCAAAGACTACTGAAGAGGCATCTTTGCCTTCTGCTTATACGTTGTCAGATGAGAAAGCGGGATTCCTCAATGAACATGAGGAAAAACCATCCCAGTCGACAAAGATACGGGTAAGGAACATCAGAAGAGAGAGCTCACTATTCCAAACAGATATTAGGAAAAGAAGTTCAGTTAGTGGTGTTTCAGATGTGGCATCTaatattaag AAAACCAAATCATCTAGAGATGGAAGTTATGGGGAAGAAACCCCTAAAGCAAATTGCAAAAGGAAGCGAACACCAAGGAAGGAAGTG CCTCCTGATCTTGGTGAGCAATTGGTTGGTAGCAGAATAAAAGTTTGGTGGCCGCGGGACAAGAT GTTTTATGAAGGAGTTCTTGATTCCTATGACCCTATTAAAAAGAAGCACAAG GTTTTGTATGCTGATGGGGATGAAGAGATACTAAATCTCGGAAGGGAACGGTGGGAACTTGTTGGAGATGATATTTTGCCTGGTGAA CAGGTGCCAGAAACTGATATTCCAAATGCTGATCCTTCATCTGATAA ACCAGGAAAGCAAAAGGGGAAGTTGATTTCAGAGTCCACAAAACAACTGAAAGTTGATTTCAAAAG GAGTGGAGCTGCCACTGCTTCCAGGAAGAAAGCTAGGAAATCTAAAGGTGCTGCTGCGCAGGATGAACCTATTGTTGCTAACAAAGTAATGGATGATACATCTAGGCCTGACAATGGCTCAGAAGGTGATAGCAAAGAATCTACTGACAAGTTAAAGATCAAAACTCTGAGGATTGGAATCAACTCGAAGCAGAAAACCCCAGAGACTGCAAGTCCATCCAGTGATGAAAATCGTGAAGGTGGTAATGAATTTTGTGTCACAGCCAGACCTAAAGAGGAACACTCTTAA
- the LOC110650663 gene encoding sister chromatid cohesion protein PDS5 homolog D isoform X3 has protein sequence MQDALLSPMKALISNTLLRNSDTDVKVSVASCISEITRITAPDAPYNDDHMKEIFQLTIAAFEKLSHVSSRFYTKAVSILDTVAKVRSCLVMLDLELDELIIKMFQHFLKIIRFNHPHAVFVAMETIMTLIIDESEDISVGLLTPLLASIRKENQSVSPIAWKLGEKVITNCAAKLKPYLKELVQSIGIALDEYTPIVASICQDETLTLKCDHVNASGDHLVAKGLSPIAASPGEGFQAMDAIPKLTTNGNTSTRNADNVNNISTKVLEHCSLIQHCESNDAQGDAEPEVKLEKERRTVPRKRGRKPNSLMNPEEGYDHSWISSGRKAAKLRRKPRDKGVDLRSEITVPKKVSLSSAHVRELTGLRPETGSVIGASSSPSRDQSLNGGSHPKRGRPKKNASSTNQGADPSSLKLLKGEVLNTANEEITPAEDEVSLRKQYARRSNSEVKQQKCSSKIGLDAKTTEEASLPSAYTLSDEKAGFLNEHEEKPSQSTKIRVRNIRRESSLFQTDIRKRSSVSGVSDVASNIKKTKSSRDGSYGEETPKANCKRKRTPRKEVPPDLGEQLVGSRIKVWWPRDKMFYEGVLDSYDPIKKKHKVLYADGDEEILNLGRERWELVGDDILPGEQVPETDIPNADPSSDKPGKQKGKLISESTKQLKVDFKRSGAATASRKKARKSKGAAAQDEPIVANKVMDDTSRPDNGSEGDSKESTDKLKIKTLRIGINSKQKTPETASPSSDENREGGNEFCVTARPKEEHS, from the exons ATGCAAGATGCACTTCTATCCCCCATGAAGGCCTTAATTTCTAATACCCTTTTGAGGAACTCAGATACGGACGTGAAAGTTTCAGTGGCATCTTGTATTAGTGAGATTACAAGAATAACTGCACCTGATGCTCCTTACAATGATGACCATATGAAG GAAATTTTTCAGTTGACTATAGCAGCTTTTGAGAAATTGTCTCATGTGTCAAGTCGCTTTTATACAAAGGCAGTTTCCATTCTTGATACTGTTGCAAAGGTCAGGTCATGCTTGGTGATGTTGGACCTGGAGTTGGATGAACTAATTATAAAGATGTTCCAGCACTTCCTAAAGATCATTAG GTTCAACCATCCACATGCTGTATTTGTGGCCATGGAAACAATTATGACCCTGATCATAGATGAAAGTGAAGATATATCAGTGGGTCTTCTCACTCCCCTTTTGGCCAGTATAAGAAAGGAAAATCAG AGTGTTTCTCCTATTGCATGGAAGCTTGGGGAAAAAGTTATCACTAATTGTGCTGCTAAACTTAAACCCTATCTCAAGGAGCTAGTGCAGTCCATTGGCATAGCTTTGGATGAATATACTCCAATAGTTGCTTCTATATGCCAGGATGAGACTCTTACCCTCAAATGTGATCATGTCAATGCTTCAGGGGATCATTTG GTGGCTAAGGGGCTATCACCCATTGCTGCTTCTCCTGGAGAAGGTTTCCAAGCTATGGATGCTATTCCCAAGTTAACAACCAATGGAAACACCTCAACTAGAAATGCTGACAATGTCAATAATATTTCCACAAAAGTACTGGAGCATTGTTCTCTTATCCAGCATTGTGAAAGTAATGATGCACAAGGTGATGCAGAACCTGAAGTCAAATTGGAAAAGGAACGAAGGACTGTCCCAAGGAAAAGGGGGCGGAAACCTAATTCTTTGATGAATCCAGAGGAAGGCTATGATCATTCTTGGATTTCTTCTGGAAGAAAAGCTGCAAAATTACGAAGAAAGCCTCGTGACAAGGGAGTAGATTTAAGATCAGAAATTACAGTTCCAAAGAAGGTGTCTCTGTCGTCAGCACATGTGAGAGAACTCACGGGATTGAGACCAGAAACTGGTAGTGTCATAGGTGCTTCTTCTTCCCCATCACGGGATCAAAGCCTTAATGGTGGAAGTCATCCCAAAAGAGGCCGGCCAAAGAAAAATGCAAGCTCTACAAATCAAGGTGCTGATCCTAGTTCCTTAAAATTATTGAAAGGAGAGGTGTTGAATACTGCAAATGAGGAGATAACTCCAGCTGAAGATGAAGTCAGCTTGAGAAAGCAGTATGCAAGAAGAAGCAACTCAGAAGTAAAGCAACAGAAGTGCTCAAGTAAAATTGGACTTGATGCAAAGACTACTGAAGAGGCATCTTTGCCTTCTGCTTATACGTTGTCAGATGAGAAAGCGGGATTCCTCAATGAACATGAGGAAAAACCATCCCAGTCGACAAAGATACGGGTAAGGAACATCAGAAGAGAGAGCTCACTATTCCAAACAGATATTAGGAAAAGAAGTTCAGTTAGTGGTGTTTCAGATGTGGCATCTaatattaag AAAACCAAATCATCTAGAGATGGAAGTTATGGGGAAGAAACCCCTAAAGCAAATTGCAAAAGGAAGCGAACACCAAGGAAGGAAGTG CCTCCTGATCTTGGTGAGCAATTGGTTGGTAGCAGAATAAAAGTTTGGTGGCCGCGGGACAAGAT GTTTTATGAAGGAGTTCTTGATTCCTATGACCCTATTAAAAAGAAGCACAAG GTTTTGTATGCTGATGGGGATGAAGAGATACTAAATCTCGGAAGGGAACGGTGGGAACTTGTTGGAGATGATATTTTGCCTGGTGAA CAGGTGCCAGAAACTGATATTCCAAATGCTGATCCTTCATCTGATAA ACCAGGAAAGCAAAAGGGGAAGTTGATTTCAGAGTCCACAAAACAACTGAAAGTTGATTTCAAAAG GAGTGGAGCTGCCACTGCTTCCAGGAAGAAAGCTAGGAAATCTAAAGGTGCTGCTGCGCAGGATGAACCTATTGTTGCTAACAAAGTAATGGATGATACATCTAGGCCTGACAATGGCTCAGAAGGTGATAGCAAAGAATCTACTGACAAGTTAAAGATCAAAACTCTGAGGATTGGAATCAACTCGAAGCAGAAAACCCCAGAGACTGCAAGTCCATCCAGTGATGAAAATCGTGAAGGTGGTAATGAATTTTGTGTCACAGCCAGACCTAAAGAGGAACACTCTTAA